The DNA sequence TCGGCCACCTGCAATACGGCTCCAGCCTGCTGAACGTGACCTTCGACCCAACCATCGGCGAAGAGCTGGCCAGCTACAGCTTCGATGACGACGGGACCCCGGCCAGCAAGCAGTTCCTGATCCGCGACGGCCTGTTGCTGCGCCCGTTGGGCGGTGCGCTGTCGCAGTTCCGCTCCGGCCTCGACGGCGTGGCCAACAGCCGCGCCTGCGGCTGGAACCGTGCGCCGATCGACCGCATGGCCAACCTCAACATCGAGCCGGGGGACAAGTCGCTGAGCCAGCTGATCGAAGGTATCGAGCACGGCATCCTGATGCGCACCAACCGCTCCTGGTCCATCGACGACGCCCGCAACAAATTCCAGTTCGGCTGCGAATGGGGTCAGCTGATCGAAGAGGGCCAACTCAAGGGCATCGTCAAGAACCCCAACTACCGCGGCATTTCCGCGCATTTCTGGCGTAACCTGGCGGCGGTCGGTGATCGCAGCACCTTCCAGGTGCTGGGTACACCCAATTGCGGCAAGGGCGAACCCAACCAGGTGGTACGGGTTGGTCACGCCTCGCCAGCCTGCGTGTTCCGCCAGATCGATGTATTCGGAGGAGACGCCTCGTGAAGAACGCTTTCGAAACCTTGGTCGCGGCGCTGAACAAAGCCTTGCAGACGGGCGAGCAGTTCACCCTCGGCTACAGTGCCGAGCAGTCGCAGTTCGTACGCTTCAATCACGCCAAGGTGCGCCAGGCCGGCGAAGTGAGCCAGGCCAGTGCGCAACTGCGCCTGATCCGCGAGGGCCGTCAGGCGGAGCAACAGGTGACCTTGAGTGGTGACCCGCTACTCGATAGCCAGCGCCTGGACACTGCCCTTGAACAACTGCGCCAGACCTTGCCGCTGTTGGCCGTCGACCCATACCTGCGCCTGGACCAAAGCGCCTGGCACAGCCACAGCCAGCAGCAACAGCCGCTGCCCGAACTGCATGAAGTACTGGCCCTGCTCGAGCGCGAAGCCGGCGACCTGGACTTGGTCGGCATCTATGCCGCCGGCCCCATCTGCCGGGGCTTCGCCAGCTCGTTCGGGGCCTTTGGCTGGCACCAGGCCAACAGCTTCAACTTTGACTGGAGCCTGTTCCACGAAAACGCCGAGGCGGTGAAGGCCAACTACGCAGGGCAGCTGTGGCGTGCTGACGACTTCACCACGCGCCTGCGCCAGGCACGAGAACAACTGGGCTTCCTCGGCCGCCCGGCAGTTACCCTGGAGCCTGGCAGCTACCGCGCCTACCTGGCCCCGGCGGCGATGGACGAGATCGCTGGCATGTTGTGCTGGGGCGGCTTTTCTGCGCAGGCCCTGGCCACCGGCAACAGCGCCTTGCAGCGCCTCTACAACGGCGATGCGCGGCTGAGCCCGCTGGTGAGTTTCAGCGAGCAGGTCAGCGGCTCACTGAGCCCGGCGTTCTCCGATGAAGGCTCGCCGCGCCTGGACGTGCCGTTGATCCAGCAAGGCGAGGCACGGCAGCGGCTGGTCAGCGCACGCAGCTCGGCCGAATTCGAGCTGCTGGCCAATGGCGCCGACAGCTACGAATCGCCATGCGCGCTCAGCCTTGCACCAGGTGGCTTGCCCAACGAACAGGTGCTTGAGCGGCTCGGCACCGGGCTGTACATCAGCAACCTGTGGTACCTGAACTACTCGGACCTGCCGGCAGCGCGGATGACCGGGCTGACCCGCTTCGCCACTTTCTGGGTGGAGAACGGGCAGATCCAGGGGCCAGTACGCACCATGCGCTTCGATGACAGCCTGTACAGTCTGCTCGGTAGCCAACTGGAGGACCTGACCCGCGAGCGCGAGATGATCCTGTCGACCAGCACCTATGGGCAGCGCAGTACCGGGTCGAGTCATTTGCCGGGGGCGCTGGTCAAAGGCCTGACGCTGACATTGTGACTGGACTTGCCGGCCCTTTCGCGGCTAAAGCCGCTCCCACAGGATCTCCACCGCCCTTGAGTGTGGTGATACCCCTGTGGGAGCGGCTTCAGCCGCGAAGAGGCCGGCACTGACAAACGAGGAAGTCATGCCCGAACGCACCCCGCTGGACCCCGTTACCGCCCGCTGGATCCCCTGGGTGGTGGCCATCGCCTTCTTCATGCAGTCCCTGGACGGCACCATCCTCAATACCGCATTGCCGGCCATGGCCCGCTCGCTGGCCGAAGACCCGCTGCGCATGCAAGGCGTGATCGTCGCCTACATGCTCACCGTGGCCCTGCTGATCCCCGCCTCGGGCTGGATCGCCGACCGCTTCGGTACCAAGCGCATCTTCTTCAGCGCCATCCTGCTGTTCAGCTTCGGCTCGCTGCTGTGCGCAGCGGCCAACAGCCTCGGCTTCCTGATCTTCGCCCGGGTGGTGCAAGGCC is a window from the Pseudomonas anuradhapurensis genome containing:
- a CDS encoding TldD/PmbA family protein, encoding MKNAFETLVAALNKALQTGEQFTLGYSAEQSQFVRFNHAKVRQAGEVSQASAQLRLIREGRQAEQQVTLSGDPLLDSQRLDTALEQLRQTLPLLAVDPYLRLDQSAWHSHSQQQQPLPELHEVLALLEREAGDLDLVGIYAAGPICRGFASSFGAFGWHQANSFNFDWSLFHENAEAVKANYAGQLWRADDFTTRLRQAREQLGFLGRPAVTLEPGSYRAYLAPAAMDEIAGMLCWGGFSAQALATGNSALQRLYNGDARLSPLVSFSEQVSGSLSPAFSDEGSPRLDVPLIQQGEARQRLVSARSSAEFELLANGADSYESPCALSLAPGGLPNEQVLERLGTGLYISNLWYLNYSDLPAARMTGLTRFATFWVENGQIQGPVRTMRFDDSLYSLLGSQLEDLTREREMILSTSTYGQRSTGSSHLPGALVKGLTLTL